One Mya arenaria isolate MELC-2E11 chromosome 7, ASM2691426v1 genomic window carries:
- the LOC128240875 gene encoding uncharacterized protein LOC128240875, which produces MTSDAGQQKGKQMDSIIPYSCIFIDGDWRTFSSAAWKCFSCQSNNKKVVTDLQKRWTNVNNTNSVLPCLSVRSGLDLYLKVMNFEAGSEVIMSAINIPDMVTVVKHHNLKVVPWDISIETTEPKLDLLPSLITSHTVAILVAHIFGKWCDMDPIIDVAQSYNLPVIEDCAESFCGFDVIGNPRSDLVLFSFGVIKFSTAFGGAIAKIKDESVYKKMLEVYGTYRVQGHGEFLKKIFKYYLVYLILLPFSEKILISAARFFGIDHKAMAVQMLRGFPDQMTQRIKMRPSSALLQMLRERLEGFSKSDFETGQVKGDYVRMRLPEEAQMVGMKAIINNYWLFPILVESPDTVLSVLNALGVDAYRGATQLNIIEPETSPNSDDPMTPIDPSYPSEARYLIDHVVYLPVNKKVPFHVLNKICNAVKEAIRLSKDSPKVRIQSKL; this is translated from the exons ATGACAAGTGATGCAGGGCAACAAAAAGGCAAACAGATGGATTCCATTATACCATACTCCTGCATCTTCATTG ATGGGGACTGGAGGACATTTTCATCTGCAGCATGGAAGTGTTTTAGCTGCCAATCAAACAACAAAAag GTTGTAACGGACCTACAAAAAAGATGGACCAATGTCAACAACACCAACAGCGTTTTGCCCTGCCTTTCTGTCCGATCTGGCCTTGACctttacctcaaggtcatgaACTTTGAAGCAGGGTCAGAGGTTATTATGTCAGCTATAAACATTCCAGATATGGTCACGGTTGTCAAACACCAtaatttaaag GTGGTGCCATGGGACATCAGCATTGAAACAACTGAGCCAAAACTTGATCTCCTCCCCAGTCTTATAACCAGCCATACCGTCGCAATCCTTGTTGCCCATATATTTGGCAAATGGTGCGATATGGACCCAATCATTGACGTTGCTCAAAGTTATAATCTGCCTGTGATAGAAGACTGTGCCGAAAGTTTCTGTGGATTTGATGTAATAGGAAATCCACGTTCAGACCTGGTTTTGTTTAGTTTTGGAGTTATAAAATTCTCGACAGCTTTTGGCGGTGCAATAGCAAAGATCAAAGATGAAAGTGTCTATAAGAAGATGCTGGAGGTTTATGGAACATACCGTGTGCAGGGCCATGGggagtttttaaaaaagatatttaagtaTTACCTAGTTTATCTTATACTCCTgccattttcagaaaaaattCTTATCTCTGCTGCCAGATTTTTTGGTATCGACCATAAAGCAATGGCTGTTCAAATGCTCAGGGGGTTTCCCGATCAAATGACTCAGAGAATCAAAATGAGGCCAAGCTCTGCCCTCTTGCAAATGCTCAGAGAGAGGCTGGAGGGTTTCAGCAAATCAGATTTCGAGACTGGGCAGGTGAAAGGGGACTATGTGAGAATGAGGCTGCCAGAGGAGGCACAGATGGTGGGAATGAAAGCTATTATCAACAACTATTGGCTGTTTCCCATACTTGTG gaGAGCCCAGACACAGTTCTTAGTGTGCTCAACGCCCTTGGGGTCGATGCCTACCGAGGGGCCACACAGCTAAACATCATCGAACCAGAAACTTCCCCCAACTCCGATGACCCCATGACCCCGATTGACCCTAGCTACCCGTCCGAGGCCCGATACCTTATAGACCACGTTGTGTACCTCCCAGTGAACAAGAAAGTGCCTTTCCATGTTCTGAACAAGATCTGCAATGCAGTGAAAGAAGCCATTAGATTAAGCAAAGATTCCCCAAAAGTACGCATTCAGTCAAAACTGTGA